The Arachis ipaensis cultivar K30076 chromosome B10, Araip1.1, whole genome shotgun sequence DNA window ttctcaaatcctcacaaacttcttttatttctacactttctgttgtttctaaatatctttttaatttttcaacttcattctccatttttttctttcaacagttttaattcttttaagtcataatatggttttccaggcatttataaattttttaagtttaattccaacttgtttatatttattcttatttctatcctttttattataaggtcatcaatttcgatttgaagattatttaattcccttttatattcctttattttactttttaatttttccgccctttttctttttattttattttctggtttttcaatctttttatgcttcattatttattttagaatttctgcaaactctatcatcgattcatcaTTATTTTccagagattctattaatttttctagctcttcaacttctcttttcaacttgtcataaattatttttagagtttcaaatgccTTTTGATTTATTCCAGAAAACTGTAAGTAATttaaacgattttctctttcaaagagctcttgtttcttgtcttgataagttacatatatttcttcattatttcttgtcataatttagtgtttagagtttcatttaacttttcgaccttttttgttaattcttttatttcagaattttcttctttaatttttaacttagataaacttaaagggctattaattttagattctcttatttgaaaattcgatgaaactaattttcctgatggttcttttaataatagaactggttttcaatagctttatattttggtatttctgtttttacaattttctgaaataattcatcgacataaattctttctctgtttttaaatattatactatgatggctatttaTTAAAGCATAATTTATAGCATATGTAATcgaaaatggttcatcatcttgttccattagattctttctgtgaaatttataagccaaacttatagatctACCAAGATTTTCAATTGATAAAGGTATAAcatatccaagatgggcattgaatttaacatttacgtttgccaagttttcatgaacaattccaattatttgatctattggtcatcagtaattcttttgtcaaagattgctaagcttattggtgaattaattcctttcatatatgtagatttgattaagacttgtatagtactaatatgaatccatccaattttagatcttttttgttgatccttaattttctcaatctgtttgctcaattcttcatcatttatcaaagctatttcaagttctccattggcggattttatctttataggggcttcaagttgaatttttccatagtatattatattttttctattaaaaacttcttttaagagattttgtttattaaagttttcatttgatttgagatttaattctgtgtttagaacagcctgtttttcattatctaataaagcagttaatctataataatcagattcttctgttaattctaaactttctaaataattcataattgaaagactaggatgaagatgtacctttctggagaaaaacttcctttatttagtatattttacataaggtgtttttatctccagaggggagattgtagatgctaactccagaggggagtttagaattattttttcctaagGGAATTCTTTTtcagactatagaatcgccttggcagcttcctccttgctctcctagcatatgagtactcttagcctcctgctttCTATTGTTTGATActtctacaattgcctaagcaacctatttataatagttgggtttgatggacaattcccatccttacccttcttatgacgtcattgcttacgtcattgtttgttcttttgcaccagctacattgttggtgctctatgacctaagtgcttacgtcactatgcaataatgttgagagatgcttcagatgcactgtcctcctcttttatcatgtgacccTCAGATGCATTGTCTCCTTCCTTCATCATGtgagttgattccgtttcattattgctttcttcagatatctctgaggcacatagctggcacttgtggtcttctctgtcttttatcaaatagcagagattcctctttatcccttcagagagcttttctaaaagtccagataagttgtagaatgctgattcaaattccaccaagagtctcatctctctttcttcgattttatttcttttactggatacaagcagagtatttctacttttataattaatccttgtgtgagattccttcgttattttttgagttctttcaaagacccttgctaatgtgctggctaaCCTTCCCTCATGACTGTAAATCGTTAAATCTTGAATatgatcaattggttgaaaattttctgggaagacggacatgaatattacttggtgtgctggaaccaagcattcttcttcttcattaaaaataggttgactgtttgtaaattttagggatatatcccttggatttacattgtcaatcatatttttaaatctctttactgcatcaacgaatcctgcaggaaactcactaataatttttaggtcattaaaaattaaaattgtatcaattaatccatattggaaaaactgataggtgtcagatggggaagcatctgggaatataaccagctttgttagctgttctttggcaataggataatatcccaaaattgtccttttttcttctgtccaattcaggactatgttaagggtttctttgagatttgatctacagacccttttcttttccttgatttcagcccttgtaggaatgtttcttattatccctattctctgggtttgaattggatctttatctgctctttttaaggtttgctctggatggagagcttcatattccctgaaggattcctttgcctcttccagtgttagaaaccctcctttatgaattatccttgattgatgtgtgaatggtgctgctttttcccaggcatcatatactcctttcatgggaccattataaattacataatattttttatcttgggtggattttttaatgatttcagcaattgttttattttctgaaattttttcttcacctgatttgtccaccacgcttagctggctgaactctgatggttttgcttgctgtgttgatttcattgctttgatggccttcctgagagattggatctgtgtccttatttgctgacaatgcttgtattttttgagttcttgctcatatttttgaatttcttgatctaatgcgttgtagacgaactccattctcttgttaatgtatctgcaataacatttttgtcacccttaatatattcaatttttattggatattgtaacaaaaataattgccatcttaccaatcgtccatgattataatcaacttttaaattatatcgtatgaaacctgttaggtaacttgaatctgtccttaatgtaaattctctgggtagtaaatcaattttccatttcttaagagatttaattgctgctagagtttccttttcatgagtggtatatctctgttctgttggagtaaaagtccctgaaatatacctgtaaagtaattcctttggggaaactttagaatctagtgattctttttcttgttccaaactttttatagctttcttagcttttagacatcctgaccaggttatgtctgaagcatctgtttctactattaagtagtcattttcttctggaatataTAGTTCTGGAAGTTTTTTACATAATTCTTTAATcctttgaatttgcatactatctttttcatcccatttccattcttttttagtacttatttttggaaataagcttttagtgtattctgttatattatttaaaaatctcttctatttatttctcttataaatcttcccattataaattcattagcatgatatggaagttttgttatatacatactaagataatgatttttatcttcttcttttaatttgtaataatgtattctatattcacatatataagactccacattacatagatcatatatctgaatattagctaaatggttttttgcttcttgatattctttattataaacttcttgtctatgatctataatattttttttcaaaaaattctttatatagaatcatcattatatataatatcttatcataagctgtagtttttgttgctaattcttctattatttggttttttattgatgtcatataatctcttatagttcctttagtatgaaaccctatgtaattccaaatatatcttccagacaattcactaagttttggattagtaaaggcttctaataaaaaggaattcaaccaattttcgaaaatttctttttcgttctttttacagtctaaatcgagcattctttctccttccatttcctggattttaggaacatattttgatggtatttttgtatattttgaatctttatttgtaaacccttttttaaaagcataattatcaaaacctgtttcccatttaaattgagattgattatccttagatgttccagcttcattttttacttgtattggaatggctggttcttcgtcacttgaataatctaaaatgtgttcttcattttctatattttcagaatttactaattcttcttctatttgaaaaccatgttccataatattattttcttgagccatttttaattgtttaaaaagcattgtaacttcttctaatttttcttcaatattcataatttcaatggtggttttacttttaagtctgttatgttgattatattttggaatttttcttctttgggattctctttttccttatttctttgaaattttatggatattaatatttcttcaaacatatctactatagaatttaattgtgggttaaaagtatgataaagatgtggggaatcatttctATGGTAGCATTTTTTAGAAGttccgtgtgaaaaataagttttttcaggtttttgaagttcttcaataaaacttatagtaaaataaagattttgagaaaaatcgttttgtattgattttaagaattcggtgtcattacaattaacattggttaaaatcattaatttttgattaactatttcttctcttaaatcttctaatttactttttttcatTAGGTGACACTTTTCTTTGTGAAAAGTtacggttttaagtgaaaagtgtggtTTTAGAATGTATGGTTTATATTTTACCACGTAGCATATCTTTAAATTTTGATCTGTACCTTATATTTTACCATGAATAAAATATAAGGAAAGAATAGTTGAATAAAAGTTACCTAGTTGAATGTGTGAACAAAGACTTCcaaatttcaataaaattatattaagatTTATTTTTTAATCTAATTAAGTAATAATaggtattaaatttaattaattagtatGATTAAAGTTTAGTATTATTTTATGTAGAATTCCATTATATTTTATATTGCAAAATTGTTGACATGGTATAATTACAAACAACAATATGACATAAGTTTATTCTATAATAAATTTGTATCAACTTTTATATGATATAGAGTACATTATCAAATTAGTATTTGAATGTATCTATTGCTGATAAAGAACCTTAAAAGATgtaaatttttgtaattattattaaaaaaataagatctttttatgtttaaaatttgataattttatgtcaagtgatttttttttaattttcttaatgtGAATGatcatattttttgaaaaataaaaaaaatatagagatcacaatttactttgaattttttctgagctttttaaatatttattcaaatattatCACAAAAATTTAGATCAAATAGATAAGTTGTTTGCTAAATACGAAATTTTTTTGTCATATATAGAAAATATAATATTTActtcaaattatttaaaaattgttTCGACAATAACATCTGTCGAAAATTTTTTTATGTGCGATTAAATCTTTTTGATACTAAATTAGTAGTTAGCCTGTGATATAAATAGATAGATAGTTCATTCTTCGTTCAGTTTTATACAATCAAATTCGCATACCTATATATACTTAGCTTGTACTCACAATTACTCAGTACTACTGCTTATTTACATTTATCTTTTATCATTATGTAGATAGATTGACCAAGTTGTCCCTTCCAAATTTAAGTGACAAAACCataatcttttcttcttttcctaaCTTTGCTAGCTATCTACTATATTTTATCTACATTGCTGCAACTAATAAGTCTTTGATGACACTTTGGAGAGTATAATGTCTATTTCTTTTCACTGACTGCAACATAAACAAATGGTGCTATGAAGACATCATCAAAGTCTTGAAGTGACTCCAATGTCTTGACAACATCCCTCATTGAGGGTCTTGGATTGGGGTTGTGACTCAAGCATTTATGTGTCAATGCAGCAACCTTAACTGCTCCTTTCATAGGAAACTGCCCTTCCAACCTTGGGTCCATCACATGGTGCAGCTTCCTTTGATCCCTCAACATAGGCCTTGCCCATTCCACCAGGCTCCGCTCTCGACTCGGCCGGCTCCTATCCACCACTCGCTTCCCTGTAAGAAGCTCCAACAGAACCACTCCATAGCTATACACATCGCTCTTGGTAGAAAGGTGACCTGAAAATTCATGACTTATTAGCAGAGTAAATAAAGTTGGTTAACATTGGTTAAATGGAATTGTCTTTCATGTGAAGATGAtaagtgaaaaaataatttttcgtgTCAAATTGGTCAATATTGGTTAATTGAGTTATTTTCATGGGAAGAACATAGGTGAAAACTGATAGATAATTTGACTAAATTGACATCTAACAGTTCTGGTTTACTATCATCTACACGAAGACAATCTCTCATGTGAAATTAGTCAACATTGATTAAATAGAATTATCTTTCATGTGAAATCATAAATGAGAACTGTTAGACGAAACAATTCTCACCTATCGTCGTTCACATAAAGACATTTTCGCGAAAGTAGCCATATTTTCTCTAATAAATACCTGCCATGACATATTCAGGGGCAGCATAGCCCTTTGTCCCCATTATGCGTGTTGTTGTTACATGTGTTTCTTCTCCTTCAGGACCATCCTTAGCTAACCCAAAGTCTGATAATTTAGCTGTGTAGTCCTGAAATTAGTAAAGATTATTTCTTTATTAGTGCGCCATACATAATATTCTGATTGAAGAATATGAGAAGAGACAAAAGAGAAGGAACATACTGAGTCAAGTAAGATATTTGAAGTTTTGAAATCTCTGTATATGACAGGTTTATCTGCTTCATGAAGGAATGCAAGGCCCTTAGCAGCACCTAATGCAATTTTCATCCTTGTTGACCATGGCATGCTAGAAGAATACCCTGCTTTCATTACAACCAAACAACATTAATTAGCGTTGAAGAACTGTACTTCTGAAAAATAATTGATTAGGATTAAGAAGAGTAATTACATACTTCTGAATAATTGGTTCTCTAAGCTACCTCTTGGCATGTATTCATACACCAAAAGCCTGTTCTTTTCTTCACAACAGTATCCAATTAACTTAACAAGATGTGAATGCCTTAGCTGCCCAAGAAATATAATCTCTGCctgtaaaagaaaataaaatcatcaatttaattgcatattaaaaaaaaatcaagaattAAATTCTAGTTTATATTAGGAAGTTAATAACTAACCAGCCACTCTCTGTGACCTTGCAAGCCTTCCAAGTCTAACCGTTTAACTGCCACGGATTGAGCCTTCAGACCACGTTTAAGGTTGTCATCAACAAAACCTTTGTAAACAGGTCCAAACCCACCTTCACCAAGCATGTTACTCCATGAGAAATTATGCGTTGCTTCTTTTAGCTCCTCTAAGGTGAATGTGTAAAGCTTTGATCCAACAAAAGAAGTTGAAAGATCTTCAATGTCCTTAGGAGAGCTTGTAATGCTTACATCAGAGAGGCATAGCCTTTGGAAAGAACAATGTTTTGaaacctcttcttcttctactttgcTTTTGGTAATCTTGTAACAACTTGGGATGATTGATTTCCATGTAATCTTAGTCATATCTTGAAAAAACCGTGCCCTTGTTTGTTTTAATTCTATTTAGTGTTTAGTGTATGTGAAGACAATCAAGAAGATATGGAAGAATAATAAGGTGATGGAATTGATGAATGATGACACAAACAAAATAATTTCAAGATATTGAGAAATTTATAGTACCTTATTCTAAGTCTAAGTCCTAACCACCCtcagaaaaatgagaaaaacgaCTTACGTGGAGATTCCTTGACTTCTCGTCTCTTTAATGTGGAGATGCAAAGAAGATATATTACATGCATGAACGAAtgaattttgtttttagtttatttttagtcgCACAATTGTTCTAgtgatataataatataatatatataatattgtaGTAGTACTATTAAAGAATTATAACGTGTGTTATGTGATATCATATGGATGCCAAGATGATTGGCAAAATTATCaagtatatatataaatacaaatacaaatatattcgaaaattaattaaatttgtcttatttttatatatcttgtttctatatatatatatatatcaagtaCATACATTCCTTAGTCTAAAATATGATTTGATGACTTTGGTGGTAGGATACCGGCGGTGTGAACTTATGTAATTAAACTTTTGGGTAAATCATAAAAAATGTAactgaattattttattattaataaaaatatcttcaaattttgttattgacaaaatgccttcatattatttaaaagcataaaaaaatgcacacgtttttaaattaattaacttttttatttgtCTAATTACAGCGAAAACATCTTTAAATTATTTGAAGATATTTTTTGTTgataacaaaatttgaaaatatttttatcagcATCAAGATAATTTAAGTGCATTTATTAGCGGTTTATATACCCTAAATTGTTTTACAtaataaggaaaagaaaaaagaaagaaagaaattgttaTTTATTTGGATGAATTGGAGGTCAAGCAATAAGTTGGCAAGGTGTATTGacttaaaatgttaatataatagaATAGGTTTCCCCCAACCCCTTACAAATATGTTACATGTAATATGTTCATGTTATATTGTCCTCGCCGTCCTTTGTTTAGCTGTTGATGAACATTTCCGTGAACCTCGCAAAATGAAGAGATCTTCTTACATGATTATTGTTGCTACTTAATTGCTACCTAGTGCTAAACCATTATCTATCGAAATCTCTTTTCACATACCCCATAATATGATGATTTTCCGTAGCTGTTAGTTGTTGTTCAATTGATATTTCATAATTTTTGGTAGGTGATATACTCGTCTTGGAATTGTTATGTTGTTAGGATGTCAATATCGCAAACAGCAACCCGACAATTACACCCCAATTATGATTTTATATACATGTCACGGGCCACCTTCTAGAATTCAGATTGCTCTTATATACCAACATTATTAGTAGTATTTTTCTTATGGTCtcctaattattattataataatttggTATTCAAAGAATCCCAATATAATCATCAAGTGCGTTTAATTTGCGCCATTCCTATAATTCATATAGCTGTCTAATGTCTATGCAACCAAGGACTTTTGTAANNNNNNNNNNNNNNNNNNNNNNNNNNNNNNNNNNNNNNNNNNNNNNNNNNNNNNNNNNNNNNNNNNNNNNNNNNNNNNNNNNNNNNNNNNNNNNNNNNNNNNNNNNNNNNNNNNNNNNNNNNNNNNNNNNNNNNNNNNNNNNNNNTTTGCTATATTGAAAGGAAAAAGATATAGCCTTCGGCAACAATGTCAAAGAAAAATGGTGAACCAATCGATCTAACCATCAACCACTTCTGTCCCTCGTGGAAAATATGCCAAAACTATACCCCTAAATAATTGTTGCATCATTCTTTCACAATCGAACTATATGCCATttctaattatttaattaatggtGTTAATACTACTATGTTGtaataaaatattcaattaaGAAAGCCGGCGTTCAGAAACGTCACAAGTGTATGTTACTGTGATCTATACAGAGATGGCTAATTATATAGTTAATTATTTCATAAAAAATACGAAAAGAtgtgtgaaaaacgatttaaGTAAGATATATAATTCTCTTTTTCTCTAATCATTCTTAATGGTTTATAACACAAGAAATAATCAAAATATCTGGAGAAGATGAATTGTTTATTCATTTAATGTGACTGTCCAATTCGCCTTTTTCGGCCAAAACAAAATTATTTCAAACATCATGTAAAACAAAAATCACCTACCTGAATTATTGCAACTTGCAAGAACGTAACGAACTAAGTAACCGAAACACGTACGTAGAAAAAATCAAAGGTGACCGAATTTGAACGCATTCTCCCCTAGACAACTAGAAGATAATAATTCTGAAGGATGAATTTTTCTGTGAAGATATCTTTACATAAAAATGAcattataaattattaaattatttaattaaatatattaaataatttaacagtTTGTAATACCATTTTTATAGGAGTATCTACCATTATCAAATGAATTAGATAATTATTTCCTTCTATACCTATACTTAACGAACGTGCTTTAAGTCCAAATAAGTCGTTATCAACGCATTGAGATATTCATGGTGGCAGTAggtaaaatgaaagaaaatgtaGAAGACACTAGAATTTTACACTTCAATTTAAATTCTTGTATTTTGAATATATGGACACTTATTTACTTAATTTGATCGCTGTTGAATTTTGATGTGTTGTTTTACTACTCTATTCTACTTTATTTGTTAATATTGTATTTgaactaaataataataaatatattaatttttattttttaaatcgatctaaattaaattatttttataaattatattcaaattatttatatcaataaataaaatatccCTATCCTACTTTATAAACACTTATATCTTTCACTATTTAATTGACTTTGGTGTAAATAAACTACATGCCATGATTATTGATGATCGGATGGAATTGAAAATATGGATCTCGATCTtctaacttttaaattttattttatttagagggtaattaaagtgtaattttttattatttataaattattatttattttataaatgagactaaaaaaaaatataaaaaaattatttaNNNNNNNNNNNNNNNNNNNNNNNNNNNNNNNNNNNNNNNNNNNNNNNNNNNNNNNNNNNNNNNNNNNNNNNNNNNNNNNNNNNNNNNNNNNNNNNNNNNNNNNNNNNNNNNNNNNNNNNNNNNNNNNNNNNNNNNNNNNNNNNNNNNNNNNNNNNNNNNNNNNNNNNNNNNNNNNNNNNNNNNNNNNNNNNNNNNNNNNNNNNNNNNNNNNNNNNNNNNNNNNTCtaatctaataaaaaaataaaatattatttgtacaataaaatcagttattatatatttatgtataaatatatgtgttatttaatttatttttaatgtatattttatactaataataaatttttgtaaTTGATTTTAGTATACACTTAATATGATTGTATAAGAAATAGTGGCAATTAAAAAAGAAATCTAAATTAGGTTATGTGAGAACA harbors:
- the LOC107624513 gene encoding serine/threonine-protein kinase RIPK — its product is MTKITWKSIIPSCYKITKSKVEEEEVSKHCSFQRLCLSDVSITSSPKDIEDLSTSFVGSKLYTFTLEELKEATHNFSWSNMLGEGGFGPVYKGFVDDNLKRGLKAQSVAVKRLDLEGLQGHREWLAEIIFLGQLRHSHLVKLIGYCCEEKNRLLVYEYMPRGSLENQLFRRYSSSMPWSTRMKIALGAAKGLAFLHEADKPVIYRDFKTSNILLDSDYTAKLSDFGLAKDGPEGEETHVTTTRIMGTKGYAAPEYVMAGHLSTKSDVYSYGVVLLELLTGKRVVDRSRPSRERSLVEWARPMLRDQRKLHHVMDPRLEGQFPMKGAVKVAALTHKCLSHNPNPRPSMRDVVKTLESLQDFDDVFIAPFVYVAVSEKK